From the genome of Blautia pseudococcoides, one region includes:
- the rsmI gene encoding 16S rRNA (cytidine(1402)-2'-O)-methyltransferase has protein sequence MSGTLYLCATPIGNLEDMTYRVVRILKEADMIAAEDTRNSIKLLNHFDIKTPMTSYHEYNKIDKGRYLVEQMLAGKNVALVTDAGTPGISDPGEELVAMCWDAGVTVTALPGAAACITALTLSGLSTRRFAFEAFLPSDKKEKRKVLEELKNETRTIVLYEAPHRLVRTLQELLEALGERRLSVCRELTKRHETIFRTTLREAVSYYEINEPKGECVLVLEGRSRSEMEKEEQQRWSEMPLKEHMDYYVNQGADRKDAMKRVAKDRGVSKRDIYQALLEEE, from the coding sequence ATGAGCGGAACATTATATTTGTGCGCCACACCCATCGGCAATCTTGAGGATATGACTTACCGGGTGGTGCGTATTTTAAAAGAGGCGGATATGATCGCGGCGGAGGATACCCGAAATAGTATTAAGCTGCTGAATCATTTTGATATTAAGACGCCCATGACCAGCTATCATGAGTATAATAAGATTGATAAGGGAAGATATCTGGTGGAGCAGATGCTGGCAGGGAAAAATGTTGCACTGGTCACAGATGCCGGCACACCCGGAATTTCCGATCCCGGTGAGGAACTGGTGGCTATGTGCTGGGATGCAGGCGTCACGGTGACAGCGCTCCCCGGTGCAGCCGCGTGTATCACAGCCCTGACTTTATCAGGACTATCCACAAGACGGTTTGCATTTGAAGCTTTTCTTCCCTCAGATAAAAAAGAGAAACGAAAAGTGCTTGAGGAGCTGAAAAACGAGACCAGGACCATTGTGTTGTATGAGGCACCCCACCGGCTTGTCAGGACACTCCAGGAACTGTTGGAGGCATTGGGCGAACGCAGGCTTTCAGTTTGCAGAGAGCTTACCAAGAGGCATGAAACCATATTCAGGACAACGCTTAGGGAGGCTGTTTCCTATTATGAGATAAATGAACCTAAGGGTGAGTGTGTATTGGTCCTGGAGGGACGAAGCCGCAGTGAAATGGAGAAGGAAGAACAGCAGCGCTGGAGTGAAATGCCTTTAAAGGAACATATGGATTATTATGTAAACCAGGGGGCTGATAGAAAAGACGCCATGAAGAGAGTGGCTAAGGACAGAGGAGTCAGCAAGAGAGATATCTATCAGGCCCTCCTGGAAGAGGAATAG
- a CDS encoding CapA family protein — MAYHYRRKEQERRKRERERKVRRIKIIFGVDAALVVILLLIFAVSKGMSAGSSEKETSAEAKTAKTENEKTEAAKTEAARDKSKKKDSAGKSEDSPETDKGADAGEKKTDEPVTITVSAAGDCTLGTDEFFNWSDSFPAKYEEVGDPAYFFRNVQPIFSQDDLTIVNFEGTLTNSENREDKQFAFKADPAYAKILTAGSVEAANMANNHSNDYGEQSYTDTIKALEDEGITTFGYDRIAVMDVKGVKVGLLGTYVLREGLGIKDSMIANLQSLKEQGAQIIISSFHWGSEKAYEPDSTQIELAHAAVDNGADLVLGHHPHVLEGIEEYRGKNIVYSLGNFCFGGNAYPSDMNTMIFQQTFTIKDGELQEDNVKNIIPCRISSEDGYNNYQPTPAEGEQKDDILQKIEEYSSWVQG, encoded by the coding sequence ATGGCGTACCATTACAGGAGAAAAGAACAGGAAAGAAGAAAGAGAGAAAGAGAGCGGAAAGTCAGACGGATCAAAATCATTTTCGGAGTGGATGCAGCTCTGGTGGTGATTCTTCTCCTTATTTTCGCTGTGAGTAAAGGCATGTCAGCCGGATCATCGGAAAAGGAGACCAGCGCGGAAGCCAAGACAGCTAAAACAGAGAACGAAAAAACAGAAGCCGCAAAAACAGAGGCTGCCCGGGATAAATCGAAGAAAAAGGACAGTGCCGGAAAATCGGAGGATAGTCCGGAAACTGACAAGGGGGCGGATGCCGGGGAGAAGAAGACAGATGAGCCTGTGACCATCACCGTCAGCGCAGCGGGTGACTGCACGCTGGGAACCGATGAATTCTTTAACTGGAGTGACAGTTTTCCTGCCAAATATGAGGAGGTGGGTGACCCGGCCTATTTTTTTCGCAATGTACAGCCTATATTTTCGCAGGATGATCTGACCATCGTGAACTTTGAGGGAACTCTTACCAACAGTGAGAACCGTGAGGACAAGCAGTTTGCATTCAAGGCAGACCCGGCTTACGCGAAAATACTTACCGCCGGAAGCGTGGAGGCTGCCAACATGGCTAACAACCACAGCAATGATTACGGTGAGCAGAGCTACACAGATACCATTAAGGCTCTGGAGGATGAAGGGATCACCACATTCGGTTATGACCGGATCGCCGTGATGGATGTGAAGGGTGTCAAAGTGGGGCTGCTGGGCACTTATGTACTGAGAGAGGGGCTGGGAATAAAAGATTCTATGATCGCCAATCTGCAGTCTTTGAAAGAGCAGGGGGCACAGATCATTATTTCCAGCTTTCACTGGGGCTCGGAGAAGGCATATGAACCGGACTCCACACAGATAGAGCTTGCTCATGCGGCCGTAGATAACGGCGCAGACTTAGTTCTTGGGCACCATCCTCATGTGCTGGAAGGGATTGAGGAGTACCGGGGGAAGAATATTGTGTACAGCCTGGGTAATTTCTGCTTTGGCGGCAACGCGTATCCGTCTGATATGAATACCATGATATTTCAGCAGACATTTACCATAAAGGACGGGGAACTGCAGGAGGATAACGTGAAGAATATAATTCCGTGCAGGATCTCCTCTGAGGATGGATATAATAATTATCAGCCTACACCTGCGGAGGGGGAGCAGAAGGATGACATATTGCAGAAAATAGAAGAGTATAGTTCCTGGGTGCAGGGATAA
- a CDS encoding carbon-nitrogen hydrolase family protein — translation MPHTIALAQCGSLPDTVENLKTAEYFIHQAANAGAALIVFPEYFMYPCIGDPTLYVNHSQSIEGPFVSCMSRLAQKSGIWILFGMNEAAPKRSQDKCFNTLILLDDRGILQGTYRKTHLFDAFDWHESDHTAAGDVLFSPLETPFGKLGLGTCYDLRFPELARSAALQGAEFFIYPSAWVQGDMKAVQWKTLLAARAIENGMTVLGCSQYIKDTFIGQSFACDPFGRVLADGDESSRLILVPVTPEDSIKARHLVPSLKNMRKDLY, via the coding sequence ATGCCCCATACCATTGCACTTGCCCAGTGCGGTTCCCTTCCGGACACAGTGGAAAATCTGAAAACAGCAGAATATTTTATTCACCAGGCTGCCAATGCCGGGGCTGCCCTTATCGTGTTCCCGGAATATTTCATGTATCCCTGCATCGGCGATCCAACTCTTTATGTAAACCATTCCCAGAGCATAGAAGGCCCTTTTGTCTCCTGTATGAGCAGGCTTGCACAAAAATCTGGCATCTGGATTCTCTTCGGCATGAATGAAGCTGCCCCTAAGCGCAGCCAAGATAAGTGCTTCAACACCCTGATCCTTCTGGATGACAGGGGTATCCTGCAGGGAACATACAGAAAGACACATCTATTTGATGCCTTCGACTGGCATGAGTCAGATCACACTGCTGCCGGGGACGTTCTTTTTTCCCCGTTGGAAACACCCTTTGGCAAGCTGGGGTTAGGCACCTGCTATGATCTGCGCTTTCCGGAGCTGGCACGCAGTGCCGCATTGCAGGGTGCTGAATTTTTTATTTATCCCTCAGCCTGGGTACAGGGGGATATGAAAGCGGTCCAATGGAAAACCCTTCTGGCGGCAAGAGCTATTGAGAACGGCATGACTGTACTTGGATGCAGCCAGTACATAAAAGACACCTTTATTGGGCAGAGTTTCGCCTGTGACCCCTTCGGCAGAGTACTGGCAGACGGAGATGAATCCTCCCGGCTGATACTCGTCCCTGTCACCCCGGAGGACAGCATCAAGGCCCGGCACTTGGTTCCCTCCCTAAAAAATATGCGGAAGGATCTGTATTAG
- a CDS encoding nucleoside recognition protein gives MLNILWGAMMLIGITYGAMTGRMGEITDAALSSAKEAVVLCITMAGIVAMWMGVMEIARSSGMIEKMTEKMQPLLRFLFPNLPKDHPAMEYISANIIANFLGLGWGATPFGLKAMEKLAELEDERRLEDGHGMEKKRFHIFPQGTASNEMCTFLILNISSLQLIPVNIIAYRSQYGSTNPAGIVGPGIVATLISTAVAIVFCKFKDRKQRA, from the coding sequence ATGCTTAATATTCTCTGGGGAGCAATGATGCTCATAGGAATTACATACGGCGCCATGACAGGGCGTATGGGGGAGATCACGGATGCGGCACTTTCGTCTGCCAAGGAGGCAGTTGTGCTCTGCATTACCATGGCAGGTATTGTTGCCATGTGGATGGGCGTCATGGAGATAGCCAGGTCTTCCGGCATGATAGAGAAGATGACGGAGAAAATGCAGCCGCTGCTGCGTTTTTTATTCCCGAATCTGCCAAAGGACCATCCTGCTATGGAGTATATTTCTGCCAATATTATAGCAAATTTCCTGGGACTGGGCTGGGGGGCAACTCCGTTTGGGCTGAAAGCCATGGAAAAACTGGCGGAGCTGGAGGATGAAAGGCGGTTGGAGGATGGGCATGGAATGGAGAAAAAGCGGTTTCATATTTTCCCGCAGGGTACAGCCAGTAATGAGATGTGTACTTTTTTAATATTGAATATATCCTCTTTGCAGTTGATACCAGTCAATATTATCGCTTACAGAAGTCAGTATGGCAGTACCAATCCGGCCGGTATCGTCGGTCCGGGAATTGTGGCTACACTGATCAGTACAGCAGTGGCCATTGTTTTTTGTAAGTTTAAGGACCGGAAACAGAGGGCATAA
- a CDS encoding LacI family DNA-binding transcriptional regulator produces MTLKDIAKEAGVSISTVSRVINNKGCNAASKHTQDKIWSIVRKNGYIPNAAARTLKNGSSIPEESAPTYSIDCIYAEHSKTDVNPLYQELERAIEQIAFRQKCIVRRSFFLEEFSFPPNPPKTQKNKVDGAVLFGKRNLSQRQFELLETTYRNLVYVGIHPLDLKCDQVICNGYLAFLRAVKHLHGLKHKKIGYIGEQKDNSCFQGYKQALKELGLPFHITNTVNVKQTFEGGYHGARLLLERQADITAVVCADDLTAIGAMHCYKEYKKKIPKDISVIGIGDIPHAQRTAPMLTTIHVPIEEMGNIALKVLLDRIQGGHKLELKTELPYYIAERNSCARFVR; encoded by the coding sequence ATGACACTGAAGGATATTGCAAAGGAAGCCGGGGTTTCCATTTCCACAGTCTCAAGGGTTATCAACAATAAGGGATGTAATGCAGCCAGCAAACATACCCAGGACAAAATCTGGTCCATTGTCCGAAAAAATGGATATATTCCAAATGCCGCGGCACGGACATTAAAGAACGGCAGCTCTATTCCGGAAGAATCCGCCCCCACCTACTCCATTGACTGTATATACGCCGAACATTCTAAAACAGATGTCAACCCTCTTTACCAGGAATTAGAGCGGGCAATTGAACAAATAGCTTTTCGTCAAAAATGTATCGTACGCCGCTCTTTTTTTCTGGAAGAATTTTCCTTTCCCCCAAATCCCCCCAAAACACAAAAAAACAAAGTTGACGGCGCTGTCTTATTCGGAAAGCGGAACTTGTCACAGCGGCAGTTTGAACTTCTGGAAACCACCTACAGAAACCTTGTATATGTGGGGATCCATCCATTGGATCTGAAATGCGACCAGGTCATATGTAATGGTTATCTTGCATTCTTACGTGCAGTCAAACACCTGCATGGCCTAAAGCATAAAAAGATTGGATACATTGGGGAACAGAAAGATAATTCCTGCTTTCAGGGCTATAAGCAGGCTCTTAAAGAACTTGGCTTACCGTTTCATATAACAAACACGGTCAATGTCAAGCAAACGTTTGAGGGCGGATATCACGGTGCCAGGCTGCTTTTGGAACGTCAGGCTGACATCACCGCTGTGGTCTGCGCAGATGATTTAACGGCCATAGGCGCCATGCATTGTTACAAGGAATATAAAAAAAAGATCCCAAAAGATATTTCCGTCATTGGGATTGGTGACATTCCCCATGCCCAGCGCACTGCGCCTATGCTTACAACCATTCATGTTCCCATTGAAGAGATGGGTAATATTGCCCTTAAGGTTCTATTAGACCGCATCCAGGGCGGACATAAGCTGGAATTAAAAACAGAACTGCCTTATTATATTGCGGAGAGAAACAGTTGCGCCAGATTCGTCAGATAA
- a CDS encoding LacI family DNA-binding transcriptional regulator, with amino-acid sequence MILKDIAKEAGVSISTVSRVVNGKEQGAASKETRDKIWSIVRQNGYSPNLLAQNLKRRTSLTDAKENPLYYIDCLQARTSNLNTDPFFSELERALEQEAFNYNYIVKHTYRPMDLKSLDSIIRADERNICGLVILGRYMFTKEQLKILKEVYKNIIYVGLNAIPLKCDQVICDGYKAGISAVEHLIELGHKKIAYIGEQANECRFLAYKDALSLHNLNFTIHNTANVLQSTDGGYRGAQKLLNSSSEFTAVFCANDLTAIGAIKAFHENKKQVSKDISVISVDDIDLAQYITPMLTTVHIPIEELGRQTARILIDRINGRHTLPMKVELPFFMAQRDSCAKCRSANR; translated from the coding sequence ATGATCTTGAAAGATATCGCCAAAGAAGCAGGTGTCTCCATCTCAACTGTCTCACGGGTGGTCAATGGAAAGGAACAGGGTGCTGCCAGTAAAGAAACACGTGACAAAATCTGGTCCATTGTGCGCCAAAACGGCTATAGCCCCAACCTTCTGGCCCAAAATCTAAAACGCAGAACATCCCTTACCGACGCAAAAGAGAATCCGTTGTACTATATAGACTGCCTCCAGGCCCGCACCTCTAATCTGAATACCGATCCGTTTTTTTCTGAACTGGAGCGCGCGCTGGAACAGGAAGCATTTAATTATAATTATATTGTAAAGCATACATACCGCCCCATGGATCTCAAATCCCTGGATTCCATTATACGGGCAGATGAGCGGAATATATGCGGCCTTGTCATACTGGGAAGATATATGTTCACAAAAGAACAGTTGAAAATTTTAAAAGAAGTCTACAAGAACATTATCTATGTAGGCCTCAATGCCATACCCCTGAAATGTGACCAGGTCATCTGCGACGGTTATAAGGCAGGTATCAGTGCAGTGGAGCATTTAATAGAGTTGGGGCATAAAAAAATCGCCTATATCGGAGAACAGGCGAATGAATGCCGCTTTCTGGCCTACAAGGATGCTCTCTCCCTGCATAATTTAAACTTTACCATTCATAATACAGCCAATGTGCTCCAATCTACAGACGGCGGATACAGAGGTGCCCAAAAACTTTTGAACAGCAGCTCGGAATTCACAGCCGTTTTCTGCGCAAATGATTTAACCGCCATTGGCGCCATCAAAGCCTTTCACGAAAATAAAAAACAGGTCAGTAAGGATATTTCTGTTATCAGCGTGGATGATATTGACCTGGCCCAATACATAACTCCCATGCTCACCACTGTGCATATCCCCATCGAAGAATTAGGCCGGCAGACTGCACGTATATTAATAGACCGCATAAACGGCAGGCACACCCTTCCAATGAAAGTTGAACTTCCGTTTTTCATGGCCCAGCGTGACAGTTGTGCAAAGTGCCGTTCTGCAAACAGGTAG
- a CDS encoding ABC transporter substrate-binding protein — MKKRLAVLLMTGILGVTMAACGSGNERKEDLETAGNESKSEDKIPLKISHHPYLHALPSIYAEDNGLYDAFDYTIDMYAGGPVQNEAIASGAWEVGTTGIGGAVLGCPAYNMKVIGYSCDDTQALDIWVREDSALAGKEADEMGVRGTAQDWKGKKILCQTGTTCHMTLIATLEHLGLTMNDVEIIDTAVAQSYAAFKAGEADIVCLWSPFGYQAEDDEGWVKAADAGGMGLKMPTLIVATEDAVKNRPEVVQEWLNCYLQSVEELRADPEGSAELLFDFEEEEGISMTEAAARRDIETRIFPSLEENQKAFAEDAEGNISAQEDLLKFADFMISQGKLTEADKQAMIDNKAVDGTFMANVKLD; from the coding sequence ATGAAGAAAAGATTAGCGGTACTGTTAATGACGGGAATTTTAGGTGTAACCATGGCTGCGTGCGGCAGCGGAAATGAACGGAAAGAAGATTTGGAGACTGCAGGAAACGAGAGCAAAAGCGAAGATAAAATACCGCTTAAGATCAGTCATCATCCATATCTGCATGCGCTGCCCAGTATTTATGCAGAGGACAATGGGCTTTACGATGCATTTGACTATACGATTGATATGTACGCAGGGGGGCCGGTGCAGAACGAAGCTATTGCATCCGGGGCCTGGGAAGTGGGGACCACAGGAATCGGCGGGGCTGTCCTTGGGTGTCCGGCGTACAATATGAAAGTGATCGGGTACTCCTGCGATGATACGCAGGCGCTGGATATCTGGGTGAGGGAGGATAGTGCACTGGCCGGCAAGGAGGCAGACGAGATGGGGGTCAGAGGGACTGCCCAGGACTGGAAAGGCAAAAAAATCCTTTGCCAGACAGGGACAACGTGTCATATGACCCTGATCGCTACCCTGGAACACCTGGGTCTTACTATGAATGACGTTGAGATCATTGATACGGCAGTAGCACAGTCATATGCTGCTTTTAAGGCGGGGGAGGCTGATATCGTGTGCCTGTGGTCACCGTTTGGATACCAGGCGGAGGATGATGAGGGCTGGGTAAAAGCAGCCGATGCAGGCGGTATGGGGCTAAAGATGCCCACGCTGATCGTTGCCACTGAGGATGCGGTTAAGAACAGACCCGAAGTGGTACAGGAGTGGCTGAACTGCTATCTGCAGTCAGTGGAAGAATTAAGAGCTGACCCGGAGGGCAGTGCTGAACTGCTGTTTGACTTTGAGGAGGAAGAAGGGATTTCCATGACAGAAGCAGCGGCCAGAAGAGATATAGAGACACGTATCTTCCCGTCCCTGGAGGAGAACCAAAAAGCTTTTGCGGAGGACGCGGAAGGAAACATCAGTGCCCAGGAGGATTTGCTGAAGTTTGCTGACTTTATGATATCACAAGGGAAATTAACGGAGGCCGACAAACAGGCCATGATTGACAATAAAGCAGTTGACGGGACTTTTATGGCAAACGTTAAACTGGATTAA
- a CDS encoding ABC transporter permease: protein MNETKKNVSSVQIEERKRAREKVQLFLISAASVMVFLGVWETAVRLAWVNPQFVCSPSEAFAAFVDKLTQPNPDGAVLGIHIWESLKLALIGYVAAAAIGVPLGLLLGYYRTFDRLINPIFEIIRPIPPIAWIPLSVIWLGIGTTAKCFIIFLAAFVPCVINSYTGVKLTNPVLIDVAKTCGASRWKIFITVCTPSAMPLAFTGIRVALGNAWSTLVAAEMLSATAGLGYMIQQGRALGRSDIIIVGMLTIGVIGAVLTAVLNKLENRVIRWRAE, encoded by the coding sequence ATGAACGAAACGAAAAAAAATGTGAGTTCTGTTCAGATTGAGGAGAGGAAGAGGGCAAGGGAGAAGGTACAGCTTTTTTTGATCTCCGCTGCCAGCGTGATGGTGTTTTTAGGTGTTTGGGAGACGGCTGTGCGTTTGGCCTGGGTGAACCCCCAGTTTGTCTGCTCCCCGTCAGAGGCATTCGCAGCATTTGTGGACAAGCTTACCCAGCCAAACCCTGACGGGGCGGTTCTGGGTATACATATCTGGGAAAGCCTGAAGCTGGCACTTATAGGATATGTAGCGGCAGCGGCCATAGGAGTCCCTCTGGGGCTGCTGTTGGGATATTATCGTACATTCGACAGACTGATAAACCCTATTTTTGAAATTATCCGTCCGATTCCGCCTATTGCCTGGATTCCGCTGTCAGTTATCTGGCTGGGAATAGGGACAACGGCAAAGTGTTTCATTATATTTCTGGCTGCCTTTGTCCCTTGTGTGATCAATTCTTATACAGGAGTGAAGCTGACCAATCCGGTGCTGATTGACGTGGCAAAAACATGCGGGGCAAGCAGATGGAAAATTTTCATCACTGTTTGTACACCCTCCGCCATGCCCCTGGCATTTACGGGGATCAGGGTAGCTTTGGGCAATGCCTGGTCAACTCTGGTAGCGGCGGAAATGCTTTCTGCAACCGCGGGATTAGGATATATGATCCAGCAGGGAAGGGCACTTGGAAGGTCAGACATAATCATTGTGGGAATGCTTACCATCGGAGTTATTGGGGCTGTTCTCACAGCGGTCCTGAATAAATTGGAGAACCGGGTAATCCGATGGAGGGCCGAATAA
- a CDS encoding ABC transporter permease, protein MERRKIKDLCLTCISLTALIILWVIVSNSKPDFFPTPQATWERFVKMAERPISRTTITGHILISLKRVLSALILAVVSGIGIGLIMGWSKRMNAVLSPILTALRPIPPIAWIPLVILWFGIGEFSKVLLVFIGAFFPVVLNTATGVGMVDPMYLNAGRVYNANTFQMLRHVVMPAALPAIMAGVKIALSSGWMVVVAAEMIASKSGLGFLITRGNESYDVALVLCGMILIGLVGAVLSAVFTLMERWLCPWTEKKNG, encoded by the coding sequence ATGGAGAGACGCAAGATAAAAGACCTCTGCCTGACATGTATATCACTTACTGCGCTGATTATTCTCTGGGTGATTGTTTCCAACAGCAAGCCGGACTTCTTTCCAACTCCTCAGGCGACCTGGGAGAGATTTGTAAAGATGGCGGAAAGGCCAATCAGCAGGACCACTATAACGGGACATATTTTGATCAGCTTAAAGCGTGTATTGTCAGCTCTTATTCTGGCAGTGGTCTCAGGTATCGGCATAGGCCTGATCATGGGATGGAGCAAACGGATGAACGCCGTGTTAAGTCCTATTTTGACAGCACTGCGTCCGATTCCGCCCATTGCCTGGATACCGTTGGTGATCCTGTGGTTTGGAATTGGAGAATTTTCTAAGGTTTTACTGGTGTTCATAGGTGCTTTTTTCCCGGTTGTATTGAATACAGCGACGGGTGTGGGTATGGTAGACCCCATGTATTTAAATGCAGGGCGTGTCTATAATGCCAATACATTTCAAATGCTGCGCCATGTGGTAATGCCCGCAGCGCTTCCTGCAATCATGGCGGGAGTTAAGATCGCGCTGAGCAGCGGCTGGATGGTGGTAGTGGCAGCAGAGATGATAGCCAGCAAATCAGGCCTCGGTTTTTTGATCACAAGGGGAAATGAGAGCTATGACGTGGCTCTTGTGTTGTGCGGAATGATACTGATCGGCCTTGTCGGGGCAGTTTTAAGTGCGGTCTTCACATTAATGGAAAGGTGGTTGTGTCCGTGGACGGAAAAGAAAAACGGGTAA
- a CDS encoding ABC transporter ATP-binding protein has protein sequence MSVDGKEKRVKLKLKNISKSFYARKEIFEAVNQISMDVYENEFLVILGPGQCGKSVLLNMISGLEEPTAGEIKFPNKDEKKVGFVFQKTAVFPWKTVMQNVEFSQELKGVNKAERRKQAQYLIGLVGLKGFEDSYPRQLSGGMKQRVGIARAYCSNPDILLMDEPFGALDAQTRYQMEEEVLRIWEKEKRTVIFVTNNIEEAVYLGDRIILLSECPASVKEIYPLKGLQRPRDYVDTEFLKMRETIEKNMDLAL, from the coding sequence GTGTCCGTGGACGGAAAAGAAAAACGGGTAAAACTGAAATTAAAAAATATTTCAAAATCCTTCTATGCCAGGAAGGAGATCTTCGAAGCAGTGAATCAAATTTCCATGGATGTCTATGAAAATGAATTCCTTGTCATACTGGGACCCGGCCAGTGCGGGAAAAGTGTACTGCTGAACATGATAAGCGGCCTGGAAGAGCCCACTGCCGGGGAGATAAAGTTTCCAAATAAGGATGAAAAAAAGGTGGGTTTTGTCTTCCAGAAAACAGCAGTGTTTCCCTGGAAGACAGTCATGCAGAATGTGGAGTTTTCTCAGGAGCTGAAGGGTGTGAATAAAGCGGAGAGAAGAAAACAGGCCCAGTACTTGATCGGGCTGGTTGGATTAAAAGGGTTTGAAGACTCCTATCCCCGTCAACTGTCGGGAGGAATGAAGCAGAGGGTGGGTATTGCCAGAGCTTACTGCAGCAATCCTGATATTTTACTGATGGACGAGCCTTTCGGGGCTCTTGATGCGCAGACCCGGTATCAGATGGAAGAGGAAGTGCTCAGAATCTGGGAGAAGGAAAAACGTACTGTGATCTTTGTCACCAACAATATTGAGGAGGCAGTATATCTGGGTGACAGAATCATACTCCTCAGTGAGTGTCCGGCGTCAGTAAAAGAGATTTACCCACTGAAAGGCCTTCAGCGCCCGAGAGATTATGTGGATACAGAGTTTCTTAAAATGAGGGAAACGATAGAGAAAAATATGGATTTGGCATTATAA
- a CDS encoding ABC transporter ATP-binding protein produces MGEEVKVRVENLTKCFGDLKVLDRVSFRIKKGEFVCIVGPTGCGKTTFLRLLTKLTEPTSGEIYIDGEPADPQKHNISFVFQEPSAFPWLTAEENIEYGLKIKKRPVREIKTQSDKIIGLLGLEKFRKAYPHEMSVSMEQRVVIGRAFAMNPDLLLMDEPYGQMDIKMRYFLEDEVIKLWKATGSTVLFITHNLEEAVYLAEKILILSNKPARIKDEVFVELPRPRDIADEKFVEIRKKITEEIKWW; encoded by the coding sequence ATGGGAGAAGAGGTAAAGGTAAGAGTAGAAAACCTGACAAAGTGTTTTGGGGATCTGAAAGTTCTTGATCGGGTTTCCTTCCGGATTAAAAAGGGTGAATTTGTATGTATAGTAGGTCCTACAGGCTGCGGTAAGACTACATTTTTAAGGCTTTTAACAAAACTTACGGAGCCCACTTCAGGAGAAATTTACATAGACGGTGAACCGGCTGACCCTCAGAAACATAACATATCCTTTGTGTTTCAGGAGCCTTCGGCCTTTCCGTGGCTGACCGCGGAGGAAAATATCGAATACGGGCTGAAGATCAAAAAGAGGCCGGTCCGTGAAATAAAGACGCAGTCTGACAAGATCATAGGACTTCTCGGACTGGAAAAGTTCCGCAAAGCTTATCCCCACGAAATGTCAGTGAGTATGGAACAGAGAGTGGTGATCGGCAGGGCATTTGCCATGAATCCCGACTTGCTGCTGATGGATGAGCCATATGGTCAGATGGATATTAAAATGAGGTATTTTCTGGAGGATGAGGTGATCAAACTGTGGAAGGCAACAGGCAGTACGGTTTTGTTTATCACCCATAATCTGGAGGAGGCAGTATACCTGGCAGAGAAAATACTGATTTTATCAAATAAACCTGCCAGGATAAAGGATGAGGTATTTGTGGAACTTCCAAGGCCCAGAGATATCGCGGATGAAAAGTTTGTTGAGATTAGAAAAAAGATAACAGAAGAGATTAAGTGGTGGTAG
- a CDS encoding SDR family NAD(P)-dependent oxidoreductase: protein MKNLKGRKVLVTGGAQGIGFAVAECFAGEGADVFIGDIRVEKAVEAAKTLEEKYGTASKAYKLDVSSREGIRSCFERFKEEQHVLDILINNAGIQIRRPSLEFEEEKWDLLMNINLKGAFYCAQEAAGMMKDRGGAIVNISSGTSTETLPGRAPYCISKAGINGMTAVLAAEWAKYNIRVNAVAPGWILTQLLLDGMNMGIVSEKQILAAVPMKRLADVREIAGPVVYLASDEASYVTGQTLFVDGGQNALGLPDMGL from the coding sequence ATGAAAAATCTGAAAGGCAGAAAAGTGCTGGTGACCGGGGGTGCGCAGGGAATCGGATTTGCAGTGGCAGAGTGTTTTGCCGGGGAGGGCGCGGATGTTTTTATTGGAGATATCCGGGTTGAAAAAGCAGTGGAAGCAGCAAAAACACTGGAGGAGAAGTATGGAACTGCCAGCAAAGCATACAAGTTGGATGTGAGCAGCAGGGAAGGGATTCGTTCCTGTTTTGAAAGGTTCAAGGAGGAGCAGCATGTCCTGGATATTCTGATCAATAACGCGGGTATCCAGATCCGCAGGCCTTCCCTTGAATTTGAGGAGGAGAAGTGGGATCTGCTCATGAATATCAACTTAAAAGGAGCTTTCTATTGTGCCCAGGAAGCAGCGGGTATGATGAAGGACAGAGGTGGGGCCATTGTAAACATTTCCTCCGGGACATCAACAGAGACCCTGCCCGGAAGGGCACCGTACTGCATCAGCAAGGCGGGCATTAACGGCATGACGGCTGTTCTGGCGGCTGAGTGGGCAAAATATAACATCCGGGTAAATGCCGTAGCCCCAGGGTGGATCCTGACCCAGTTGCTGCTGGATGGGATGAACATGGGAATCGTCAGTGAGAAACAGATATTGGCAGCAGTACCAATGAAAAGGCTGGCTGATGTGAGAGAGATCGCCGGGCCTGTTGTCTACCTGGCATCCGATGAGGCCAGTTATGTGACAGGCCAGACTTTGTTTGTGGACGGGGGACAGAATGCCCTGGGACTGCCGGATATGGGATTATGA